The following is a genomic window from Marinobacter sp. NP-4(2019).
GCATCCGCGAGCTTGCCCTGGCAGCCTGCATTCTCGACCATGGCATTTCGGGCCAGAGCGCCTGGAGCAACGCGCCGGCCACAATGACGCCAATGAAGCTGGACACTGGCGAGAAAACGGTTGAGCTACTGGTGCGAAAGACCGGAAACACAGTGTCTGTCAGCCATGGCGACAGTCATTATCAGCTCACCCTGGAAAGCTTCGGCGATGGCCTGTTATGCATCATCGACAATGGCGTACGTCAGCGTTGCCAATATCACCGTGAGGGGGATTCCCTATATTTGCAGGCGTTCGGGCAAGCCTGGTCGGTGCGGGACGTGACGCACCAGCCAGCGGCGGGCGCCAACGGTGTCGGCAGCGGCAAAATCCAGGCCTCCATGGATGGCGCCATCATTGATGTGCTGGTAAACCCAGGCCAGACCGTCCAACAGGGCGAGACACTGGTTATACTGGAAGCCATGAAGATGGAACATCCGGTCAAAGCGGATCGGGATGGTGTGGTCGGCGAGGTGCTTGTCAGCAACGGCGACCAGGTCAAGCGCAGCCAGTTGCTGGTGAATATTACCGCTGGCGAGGCGACAGAACAGGAGGCCAACGCATGAACAGCCTGAACAAAAGAACGGTCTTTATCACCGGCGGCAGCCGGGGCATCGGCCGGGCCATCGCCCTGGCCTGCGCGAAACAGGGGGCGAACGTGGTGATTGCGGCCAAGTCCGACACACCACACCCAAAACTCCCGGGCACCATTCACAGCGTCGCCGATGAAATTCGTGCCGCTGGCGGCCAGGCACTGCCCCTGGTGCTGGATGTGCGGGACGAGAAACAGGTGCTCCAGCGGGTCAACGAAGCCGGCGAACACTTTGGCGGCATTGATGTACTGGTGAACAATGCCGGCGCGATCCGGCTGACCGGGGTGGAAAACCTCAAGGCCAGCCGCTATGACCTGATGCATCAGGTCAACGCCCGTGCGGTGTTTGTCTGCAGTCAGGCGGCATTGCCCTGGCTGAAACAGTCGGACAGCGCTCATATCCTGAGCCTGTCGCCGCCATTGAATCTGGACACCAAGTGGTTCGCCCAGTACGGACCCTACACGACAACCAAGTACGCCATGACCATGCTCAGCATGGGGATGGCAGAGGAATTCAAACGCTACGACATCGCCGTCAACTGCCTGTGGCCAAAAACCCTGATCGCCACGGCCGCCATCGAGTTTGAAGTGGGTGGCCCACAGATGATGGCTCAGGGCCGCAAGCCCGAGATCATGGCCGATGCCGCGGTCAGCATCCTGAACCGCCCGGGCACCAGCCTCACCGGTCAGACCCTGATCGACGAAGAAGTGCTGAGGGGCGATGGCGTAACCGATTTCGAACAGTACCGATACGCCGCGGGCGACAAACCGCTGCTACCGGACCTGTTCCTGGATTAGCCCCGGAGGCGGATGGTGTCCCGGGGCGTGAACGATAAAACGACAACTCAAAACCCTTACGGATAACACCATGAGTCAAGATAACGTTTCAGCCCGTGACATCGTCCGCAGCATTCCCCGCATCGTCCGCCGCTTCCCTTCCATTGCCAAGGGTTACTATTACTACTCGGTCAAGAACGAAAAGAAAGAACTGACCCTCGGCACCCTGGTGGAGCGCAACGCGGAAAAATACCCGTCCCGTCCTGCGATTGCCTACGAAGACCGCAGCCTCACCTGGTCCGAATTCAACGCCTGGGCCAACCGTATTGCCAACTTCCTGCTGGCACAGGGACTGGTCAAGGGCGAGTCCATCGCCGTTTTCCTGGAAAACCGCCCGGAACTTCTTGCCGTGGTGGCCGGTGCTGCCAAGATCGGCGTGTCCTGCGCCATGCTCAACACCTCCCAGAAAGGCAAGGTGCTGGAACACAGCGTAAACCTGATCAAACCTCGCATGGTGGTGGTTGGCGAAGAACTGGTGGAACCGTTCGATGCGGTAAAGGCGGATCTGCTGACCCGGCACCGCACGCCGTTCCTGTTCCTGGCCGACACCAATACCCTGAATATCTTCGGCGACGCCCCGGAAGGCTACGTCAACATGGCAGAAAAAGTGAGCGCCCATGGTGGCACCAATCCGGTACTGAGCAATCCGCCGAAAATGGGGGACACGGCCATCTACCTGTTCACCTCCGGCACCACCGGCCTGCCCAAAGCCGCTCCCGGCAGCCATCGCAAGTTTGTGAAAGCCTACGGCGGCTTCGGCCTGATGTCCCTGGCCATGGAGCCGGAGGATGTCCTCTACTGCACCCTGCCGCTGTATCACGGTACGGCTCTGCTGGTGTGCTGGGGTTCAGTCCTGGCTGGCGGCTCCTCCATCGCCCTGCGCCGCAGGTTCTCCGCCAGCGCGTTCTGGGACGATGTGCGCCGCTACAACGCCACCACCTTTGGCTACGTGGGTGAGCTCTGCCGCTACCTGCTGAACCAGCCCGCCAGCGAGCAAGACCGCAACCACAGCCTGACCAAGATGATCGGCAATGGCCTGCGCCCGTCGATCTGGAAGGAGTTCAAGGAGCGTTTCGGCATCGAAACCGTGGCGGAACTTTATGCCTCCAGCGAGGGCAACATCGGTTTCTCCAACTTCTTCAACATGGACAACACGGTGGGCTTCTCCACCGCGCCGTACAAACTGGTGAAATTCCACGAAGGCACCCGGGACCCAATCCGCAATAAGAAAGGCTACATGGAGGAGGTCCGCAAGGGTGAGCCGGGGCTGCTGATCGGTGAGATTACCAAGAAGTGGTCGTTCGAAGGTTATACCCAGAAAGAAGCCACGGAAAAATCCATACTCCGTAACGCGTTCAAGAAAGGCGATGCCTGGTTCAATACCGGCGACGTCCTCAAGCAAATCGGCTGCGGCCACCTGCAGTTCGTGGATCGCATGGGTGATACCTTCCGCTGGAAGGGCGAGAATGTGTCGACCACGGAGGTGGAAAACATCCTCGACGGCTCTGGCATGGTGGAGGAAGCCATCGTCTACGGCGTGGAAATCCCCAAAACCAACGGCAAGGCCGGCATGGTGACTCTGGTGCCCCAGAGCAATGGCAGTGAGTTCGATATCAACAAGCTGTTCGCTTACCTGAAGGAAAACCTGCCTGCCTATGCCATCCCGGTGTTCGTGCGCGTGACCCACGCCATCGAGAAGACCGGCACGTTCAAGTATCGCAAAGTGGATATCCAGAAAGCCGGCTACTCCATCGGCAAGCCCGGCGAGGAGGTCTATGCCTGGCTGCCTCGTACTGAGGGGTATACCAGGCTTGATGAGAAGCTGCTTTCTGAGATTGATGCTGGTGAGATAAGCTTCTGACCATTGGAGGGGCCTGCTTCTATGGGCCCTAGCCTGATGGCTTGGGGGACTGCGCTGGTGGGCGCCCCCTCCCAAAAACCGCTACAAGCACCCCTCCGGGGTCCAGCCAGCAATCACAGATTGCTGTCGTTCGGCTGTCGCATGAAGCTTCGCTTCATAAACGCTCGGCCTCACCCATGTGCGCTTGATCTCCGGCCATCCATGGCCTCCGACATTTTTGGGAGGGGGCGCCCACCAGCGCATTCGGACAGTTCAGTTATATCCGGTCAAAATCAAGAGCGTGGGTACGTAGGTCGGGACATATCTGAGAAGCTTACAAGCCATGTCGGGCAGGCCGTCCCAAAAATCTTGGAGGCCAGGGACGGCCGGAAAGAAGCGCACATGGATGTGCTCGTAGCGGTTTTTGGGACGGCCTGCCCGACATGGCGTCACCACCAAACCCGGCAGGCTGGGATCCCAGACTAAACCAAAACTCAGGAACCGACCTTAAGCACCACCTTCCCGGTAGCCCGCCGCTCGGTCAGGGCACCCAGGGCCTTGGCATAATCCTCGAACTCGAACACTTCGCTGATCTTCGGATCGATCTTGCCCTCGGCGTAGAGCTTCATCAGCTCCATCATGTTCTGGGCGCTGGCCTCCGGCTCGCGCTGGGTGAAGCTGCCCCAGAATACGCCGACCACGGAACAGCCCTTCAGCA
Proteins encoded in this region:
- a CDS encoding long-chain-acyl-CoA synthetase; protein product: MSQDNVSARDIVRSIPRIVRRFPSIAKGYYYYSVKNEKKELTLGTLVERNAEKYPSRPAIAYEDRSLTWSEFNAWANRIANFLLAQGLVKGESIAVFLENRPELLAVVAGAAKIGVSCAMLNTSQKGKVLEHSVNLIKPRMVVVGEELVEPFDAVKADLLTRHRTPFLFLADTNTLNIFGDAPEGYVNMAEKVSAHGGTNPVLSNPPKMGDTAIYLFTSGTTGLPKAAPGSHRKFVKAYGGFGLMSLAMEPEDVLYCTLPLYHGTALLVCWGSVLAGGSSIALRRRFSASAFWDDVRRYNATTFGYVGELCRYLLNQPASEQDRNHSLTKMIGNGLRPSIWKEFKERFGIETVAELYASSEGNIGFSNFFNMDNTVGFSTAPYKLVKFHEGTRDPIRNKKGYMEEVRKGEPGLLIGEITKKWSFEGYTQKEATEKSILRNAFKKGDAWFNTGDVLKQIGCGHLQFVDRMGDTFRWKGENVSTTEVENILDGSGMVEEAIVYGVEIPKTNGKAGMVTLVPQSNGSEFDINKLFAYLKENLPAYAIPVFVRVTHAIEKTGTFKYRKVDIQKAGYSIGKPGEEVYAWLPRTEGYTRLDEKLLSEIDAGEISF
- a CDS encoding SDR family oxidoreductase, with the translated sequence MNSLNKRTVFITGGSRGIGRAIALACAKQGANVVIAAKSDTPHPKLPGTIHSVADEIRAAGGQALPLVLDVRDEKQVLQRVNEAGEHFGGIDVLVNNAGAIRLTGVENLKASRYDLMHQVNARAVFVCSQAALPWLKQSDSAHILSLSPPLNLDTKWFAQYGPYTTTKYAMTMLSMGMAEEFKRYDIAVNCLWPKTLIATAAIEFEVGGPQMMAQGRKPEIMADAAVSILNRPGTSLTGQTLIDEEVLRGDGVTDFEQYRYAAGDKPLLPDLFLD